A genome region from Variovorax paradoxus includes the following:
- a CDS encoding phosphonate ABC transporter ATP-binding protein, which translates to MSFHLDAIGVVHPNGHRALNSVTLAARDGERIAVIGPSGAGKTTLLRVLGAALRPTEGTVEVLGEKPWDLPAGALKKLRARIGTVHQSPPIAPRLRVVTAVLAGRLGQWSTLRALGSLFHPSDIAGAHEALARLGMEDRLFDRCDRLSGGQLQRVGIARVLYQRPALLLADEPVSALDPTLSDAAAGRLVAQSEATGSTLVASLHAVDLALRWFPRIVGMRNWQVVFDLPAAHVTAAMLDALYASEGGIAAQHPPPGAAMEPAFQRPDCP; encoded by the coding sequence GTGAGCTTCCATCTGGACGCCATCGGCGTGGTCCACCCCAACGGCCACCGCGCCCTGAACAGCGTGACGCTCGCCGCGCGCGACGGCGAACGCATCGCCGTCATCGGTCCTTCGGGCGCCGGCAAGACCACGCTGCTGCGCGTGCTCGGTGCGGCCCTTCGCCCCACCGAGGGCACGGTCGAGGTGCTGGGCGAGAAGCCCTGGGACCTGCCCGCCGGCGCACTGAAGAAGCTGCGCGCGCGCATCGGCACCGTGCACCAGTCGCCGCCGATCGCACCGCGCCTGCGCGTGGTCACCGCGGTGCTTGCGGGCCGTCTCGGCCAATGGTCGACGCTGCGCGCCCTGGGCTCGCTGTTCCATCCGTCCGACATCGCCGGCGCGCATGAAGCCCTGGCACGGCTCGGCATGGAAGACCGCCTGTTCGACCGCTGCGACCGCCTCTCGGGCGGCCAGCTGCAGCGCGTGGGCATCGCGCGCGTGCTGTACCAGCGCCCCGCACTTCTGCTGGCCGACGAACCGGTCTCCGCGCTCGACCCCACGCTGTCTGACGCCGCGGCCGGCCGGCTGGTGGCACAGAGCGAGGCCACCGGCTCGACGCTGGTGGCGTCCCTGCATGCGGTGGATCTCGCGCTGCGATGGTTTCCGCGCATCGTGGGCATGCGCAACTGGCAGGTGGTGTTCGACCTGCCCGCCGCGCATGTCACCGCCGCCATGCTCGACGCGCTGTACGCGAGCGAGGGCGGCATCGCGGCGCAGCATCCTCCGCCCGGCGCAGCGATGGAGCCGGCCTTCCAGCGTCCGGACTGCCCGTGA
- a CDS encoding putative selenate ABC transporter substrate-binding protein, with translation MKKTFTRMALALALSAASFGAFAQGMLRVSAIPDEAPTELQRKFTPLGDYLKKETGMDVQFTPVTDYAAVVEGLATNKIDLAWLGGFTYVQARIRTNGGAVPIVQRAEDEVFTSKFIVPIDSPAKTLADLKGKTFAFGAPSSTSGSLMPRYFLLQAGINPEKDFKTVAFSGAHDATVAFVAASRAEAGVLNASVWDKLVESKNPNAAKVRVLATTPTYYDYNWTVRPGMDPALQKKLTDAFLKLDPANPAHKEIMALQRASKFIPTKSSNYDGIETAGKSAGLIK, from the coding sequence ATGAAGAAGACTTTCACCCGCATGGCGCTCGCGCTGGCCCTTTCCGCCGCGAGCTTCGGCGCCTTCGCGCAAGGGATGCTGCGCGTCTCGGCCATTCCCGACGAGGCCCCCACCGAGCTGCAGCGCAAGTTCACGCCGCTGGGCGACTACCTGAAGAAGGAAACCGGCATGGACGTGCAGTTCACGCCCGTGACCGACTACGCGGCCGTGGTCGAAGGCCTGGCCACGAACAAGATCGACCTGGCCTGGCTCGGTGGCTTCACCTACGTGCAGGCGCGCATCCGCACCAACGGCGGCGCAGTGCCGATCGTGCAGCGCGCCGAGGACGAGGTGTTCACCAGCAAGTTCATCGTGCCCATCGACAGCCCCGCGAAGACGCTGGCCGACCTGAAGGGCAAGACCTTCGCGTTCGGCGCGCCGTCGTCCACCTCGGGCAGCCTGATGCCGCGCTACTTCCTGCTGCAGGCCGGCATCAATCCCGAGAAGGACTTCAAGACGGTTGCGTTCTCGGGCGCGCACGACGCCACCGTGGCCTTCGTGGCCGCGTCGCGCGCCGAAGCGGGCGTGCTCAACGCCTCGGTGTGGGACAAGCTGGTGGAGTCCAAGAACCCCAACGCCGCCAAGGTGCGCGTGCTGGCGACCACGCCGACCTACTACGACTACAACTGGACCGTGCGCCCCGGCATGGACCCGGCGCTGCAGAAGAAGCTGACCGATGCCTTCCTGAAGCTCGACCCGGCGAACCCGGCGCACAAGGAGATCATGGCGCTGCAGCGTGCGAGCAAGTTCATTCCGACGAAGTCCTCGAACTACGACGGGATCGAGACGGCGGGGAAGTCGGCAGGCCTGATCAAGTGA